The nucleotide sequence ACTACTTGAATGGCCGGGTGTCCGCTGTTCTGGGTACCCATACCCATATTCAAACTGCTGATGAGCGTATACTCTCCGATGGAACGGCCTACATAACTGACATTGGCATGACCGGACCTGCCCGAAGCGTAATTGGGGTAAATCTGGAGACTGCTATAGAACGATCTTTGACCCAGATGCCTTTAAAGATGGCGGTTGCTGATATGGAAGCCTGCATACGGGGTGTGCATCTGCGCATTGATGGGGAAAACGGGAGATGCGTCGAGATAAATAGAATATTTATCGAGTCGAGCCTCTGATACGCCATGGCTGCTTCTCGGCGAGGGTCAGGAAAAGTACCTCTTCTGCAGCTTCTTTGCCGCAAGTTTCCGGAACTGACCAGGGAAGAACTCTACGCGCGGTTGTTGTGCGGTGAGGTAAGGGTCGGCAGCGGCATTGAAAAGGATCCGAAGGCTCTGGTCAATCCAGCGGCGGATATAAGCTTTGTTTTCCGCCGTTATGTAAGCCGGGGCGGAGAGAAGCTGGAATCCGCTTTTAAGAATCTGCAGTTTCCTGTTTCCGGAAAAATTTTTATTGACGCCGGCTCTTCCACCGGGGGCTTTACCCATTTCCTGCTGCTCCATGGGGCCCGGGCAGTCCATGCGGTGGATGTCGGTTATAATCAGCTTGATTACCGGCTGCGGAACGATCCGCGGGTAATAGTCCATGAGCGTACCAATATTCAATCTTTATCATCCCTCGATCCGGGACCCCATGCCGCTGTGGGGGACCTCTCCTTTCGTTCTTTACGGGGAGTCGTGGGGCATATACTTTCTCTTACTCAGGAAGAGTGGGGTGTCTTTCTTTTGAAGCCGCAGTTTGAGATTACCGATCCCGCTGAAGATTTCTGCGGTGTAGTGCATGATGCTGCTACCCTGAAGCGTACGTTACAGAGCACACTGCTCTCCCTGGCCGAAGAATCGATCCGGACTGAGGCCATGTGTGCCGCGGGGATCCGGGGCCGCAAGGGCAACCAGGAGTATATGGTTTTATTGCGAAGAGATGGATCTGGTACTGTACAGGAACGCTCCGGCCGGGTTATGCATCTGGTCCATGATATATTGACGGAGCCCTGACCTGTTGTTCATTCTGGTGTGTTTACTGTCTTTTTTACGGTTCCTGAATTATAATTTGTTTTGGTGGCAAAAATATGAAACAATGGTATGAAGCCTTATTCGAGAATTACGCCGAAAGCTATGACCGGGAGACCTTTACCCGGGGGACTCTCGGGGAATGCGACTTCATTGAAGCCGAGCTCTCTGCTGACAAATCAAAAAGAATCGTCGATATAGGCTGCGGGACCGGCCGCCACAGCATAGAGTTGGCAAAACGCGGTTATAAAATAACCGGGGTGGATCTTTCCGTTTCCATGCTGGAAAGGGCACGTCAAAAAGCCGGAGAAGCCGGAGTACAGATCACGTTTCTGCAGCATGATGCGCGTAAACTCCCTTTTGAGGGAAATTTTGATGTGGCGCTTATGCTGTGTGAGGGCGGTTTTCCCCTGATGGAAACCGATGAAATGAATTTCGAAATCCTCAGGAATGTGCGGCGTGCCCTGGTCCCCGGCGGGAAGCTTATCTTTACCACCCTGAACGGCCTTTTCCCTCTGTTCAACTCGGTGGAGCAGTTCTGCGCCGCCGAGTCTTCCAATGACAACGCAGCATATCGGCAGAACTCCTTTAATCTTATGACTTTCCGGGACCATAATATTACCGAGATAGTTGACGATAACGGTAATAAGCAGATTCTGGACTGCAACGAGCGTTATTATGTTCCCAGCGAAATTACCTGGCTGCTGAAAAGCCTTGACTTTGTTTCCATCGACATCTTCGCCGCCAGGCTTGGTGAGTTCTCCAGACAGCATGTTCTGACCAAAGATGATTTTGAGATGCTCGTTATAGCAAAACTCGATTGAAGATAATCGGGGATTCAGGGGTTGATTAGAGATCCTCTCTTCCCAAAGGTTTTCCTATGTAAAGACCTTCCGGGTTCAGATACTGCTGTTTTACCCCTTCAATAAGGAACTGTACCCGGTCTACAGTAGGAAACTCCGTGGCAGTGTAGATAAGCTGTTTAAGCTGGAGTACAGCTCCCTCGTAACCGAAGGTGTTAAAGCGGAAGGCTTCGGTCATATCGATATACGCAATACCGTCTTTTACCGCCACGGATTTGATTTTTGCTTCTCCGGGTACAAGGCTTAGCAGATTCTGGTTCAGTTCAGAAGAGGACGGCCCCTCTAACAGTGCTTTGAGTGTATCCGTCAGTGGAGAATCGGTGTAATAAATAGGACGCACAACTCGCCGCAACTCACCGGAGGTGCCGTCATGAAAAACGAAGTACAGAGTGGCCCTGCGCAGCCTTTTTGTCTGTGTTTCCGTTTTCGGTGAAGGTTCCTGCTGCTGAGTTGATGACTCCTGCGGTACAAGCTCCAGGGCGACAAACGAATCCTCCTCCCTCCGGTCACTTTCTTCGCTTGTTTCCGGCTGTGCCGGTTCAGGAATGCTCTGTTGCTCCGGTTTCTCCTCCGCCTGAGGCTTCTCAGCTTCGGTCGATTCTATCTGCGGTTTTTCCTGAACGGTGCTCAGAACATCTATAAATCCTGTCGCTTCCAGCACGTGTTCAATACGTCTGCGGTTAAAGAGGAATATTACCAGTATCAGCAGGATCAGGGCGATCCAGAATAAACATCCCAGAGATGCTTTTCGTTTTCTCTTCATAGGCTCATTATCGACAACCAGTGTATGATATTTGACAGTAGCCTGAAAAGAGCGTATAGTGATCCCTGCATGAGAGAGCTGACGGGTATTTCGGCATCTCCGGGTATCACGATCGGTACTGCATTCCTGTACATCGACGACGCCTTCACGGTTCCACGCTATGATGTTGACGAGTCTGATCTGGAACGGGAGTACGAGCGCTTCGAGGAAGCCTTGGAGAAGGCCACACAAGAGATTATTGAACTCAAAGATCACACTTCCTCGTCGGTAGGCGGGGATGAGAATAAATTTCTCGACGCCCATATCCTGATGATACAGGATCCGGAGTTCGCGGAACAGATAAAGCAGAATCTAAAAGGGAAGAAAAAGAACGTTGAATGGATTCTGCAACAGACTATTCAGGGAGTAATCAACAAGCTTTCAAGTTCACAGGACAGCTATATCAGTGAACGTTCCATCGATCTCCACGATGTTTCCAAAAGAGTGTTGAATCATCTGATGTACAGGGAGCGGATATCTCTGGCCGATTTATCCACTGAAGTAATCCTGATAACTCATAATCTGCTGCCCTCCGACGCCCTGGCAATGAATACCCGCAAGGTAAAGGGGATTGCCATGGACGCAGGAGGCAAGACATCCCACACGGCAATCCTTGCCCGGGCATTCGAAATCCCGGCAGTCCTGGGGCTTTCCACGGTTACGAGTGTCGCGCGTACCGGGGACACGATTATCATTGATGGCAACCGCGGTAAGGTTATTGTAGACCCTGACGAGCAAACCCGGAAAAAGTACGAGGAGATTCTGAAGCAGTGGCGTCAGCGCGAGGTTCAGCTGGCTACCCTGAACCAGCTCCCCGCTGAAACCCAGGACGGTAAACATATACTGCTTGGGGCGAATATTGAGCTCCCGGAAGAGACTGAAGCGGTTATCGCCCATGGAGCGGACGGCGTCGGATTGTTCCGTTCGGAGTTTCTCTTTATGCAGCCCGGCGGGGTATCTGACGAGGAGCAGCAGTATGAAGCTTACTCGGAGGTAGTTAAGGCTCTGGAAGGTAAACCGGTAACCATCAGGACCCTCGATGTAGGGGGAGATAAGGCTGTTCCCGGTTTTGAACAGCATAGCGAGAAAAACCCGATCCTTGGCTGGCGGGCCGTGCGGTTCTGCTTTTCCCGGCCCGATCTTTTTAAAATTCAGCTCCGTGCCATTCTTCGTGCCTCGGTGCATGGCGATCTCCGCATCATGTTTCCCATGATCTCCGGGGTGGAGGAGGTGGATAAGGCATTGGATCTTCTCGAAGAAGCCAGAAATGAGTGCCGTGAAAAAGGCCAGTCCTTCAAAGAGAATATCTCTGTGGGAATCATGATTGAGGTGCCTTCGGCGGCTTTGACCTCCGATATTCTGGCCAGGAAGGTCGATTTTTTCTCCATAGGAACCAATGACCTTATACAGTACACTATCGCGGTGGACCGCGGCAACGAGCGAATCGCCTATCTGTATGAGCCTTTTCATCCAGGCGTTTTGCGCCTGATTAAAATGGTTATCGATAATGCCCACAGCGCAGGAATTCCTGTGAATATGTGCGGTGAAATGGCAGGAGACCCCATCGCAACAGTAATTCTGTTGGGAATGGGGCTGGATGTTTTTAGTATGTCCTCCTTCAGTATACCAGAGGTTAAGCAGATCATCCGTTCGACTTCGATGATGGAAGCAGAAGAGCTGGTTGGGGAGATTATGGAAATGAAGTCGTATAAAGAAATAGACGAACACGTTCGCGGATGGATGAATGCACGATATAATCTCGAAGGCTACACCGGATAGTTTACCCCGGGTTGTAATTGTCGGCCGACCCAATGTAGGAAAATCAACACTTTTTAACAGACTTATCGGCCACAGGGTCGCGATAACGGACCCCACTCCGGGGGTTACCCGGGACCCGGTGGAGGCCCGCTGGGAAATGGACAACGGGGCTGTTATGCTGATTGATACCGGCGGATACAAACTCGAACATCAGGATTTAGATACCCTTGTAACCCTGCGCAGTCTGCGTACCCTGGATGATGCTGACTGCATTGTGCTTGTACTTGATGTCACTGAAATTACTCCCGAGGATGAATCTTTTATAGAACGATTGCGGCCTTTTGCCGAAAGGGTGATTGTGGCGGTCAACAAGGTGGATCATGAAATCCGGGAACCGCTGGTTTATAATTATCACAGTTTCGGTTTTTCCAGGGTCGTGGGAATTTCTTCTGCGCACGGCCGGGGAATCTCCGAACTGACCGATGAGATTATCAAAATTATTCCCGAGTGGGGGCGCGTTCAGGAGGAAGAGCCGGCCATACGCCTCGCCATTCTGGGAAAACCGAATACGGGTAAATCTACCTTGTTGAACAGACTGTGCAATGATGATCGTTCCATTGTGTCCGATATTCCCGGAACTACCCGTGATGTGGTTGAGGGAAGCTTTCAATATAAACATACCCTGTACAAGGTTCTGGATACTGCGGGAATCCGCCGCCGGGTAAAGGTAACCGATCAGGTTGAATATTACTCAGTTAACCGCGCCATTGCGGCTATCGAAAGGGCAGATATCATCTTTCTTTTAATCGATGCCCTTTCGGGTTTGAGCGATCAGGACAAGAAGATCGCCGGTTTGATTGTGAAACGCGGCCGGGGGGTCGTAATGGTATTGAACAAGTGGGACCTTATGTCCGGAATAGCCAACGAAGCCCAGGCGGTAGAGGACCGGGTACGCTTTCTTTTCCCTATGCTCGATTTTGCTCCCCTGGTACGGATTTCAGCCAGGGAAGGAGAGGGTATCGACAATCTGCTCAATACCGCCCACCAGGTCTGGAAACAGCTGAACAGGCGGGTGGATACCGGTGAGCTTAACCGCAAACTTGCTGAATGGACTGACCACTATGATCCTCCGCGGGACAACCGCGGTCAGTTCAGAACTAAATATATGACCCAGGTAACAAGCAATCCCGTCAGTTTTGCACTCTTTGTCAATCGCCCCAAGGGCTTTCCGTCCGGGTATCTTCAGTATTTGAAGAACCGTTTGCGAAAAGATCTCGGGTTTACTGCTATTCCCCTGGATATCCACCTGAAAGGATAATGTTCATATAGAGTGCATAGTTAGTGGGAATAGCTGCGTATTGTCTCAGAAGCTTAGTTCTTGTTTCTTTCGAGATTTCGTTTCAGACAGGAACATATAAGCTTCCACTCATTCAAAGATATACAGATATTATCTGCTATGATTCCCCAATCCTCGTTTAATAAGTAACGATAAGTTCCGGTGAGGGTTTTCGGGGAGCCCGCCCGGAATGCCCAGCGTCTCCCCATAAGTTCACAGAACCATAGGTCCTGGCCATGTTTTTGTTTTATCAAATCA is from Marispirochaeta sp. and encodes:
- the ptsP gene encoding phosphoenolpyruvate--protein phosphotransferase; translated protein: MRELTGISASPGITIGTAFLYIDDAFTVPRYDVDESDLEREYERFEEALEKATQEIIELKDHTSSSVGGDENKFLDAHILMIQDPEFAEQIKQNLKGKKKNVEWILQQTIQGVINKLSSSQDSYISERSIDLHDVSKRVLNHLMYRERISLADLSTEVILITHNLLPSDALAMNTRKVKGIAMDAGGKTSHTAILARAFEIPAVLGLSTVTSVARTGDTIIIDGNRGKVIVDPDEQTRKKYEEILKQWRQREVQLATLNQLPAETQDGKHILLGANIELPEETEAVIAHGADGVGLFRSEFLFMQPGGVSDEEQQYEAYSEVVKALEGKPVTIRTLDVGGDKAVPGFEQHSEKNPILGWRAVRFCFSRPDLFKIQLRAILRASVHGDLRIMFPMISGVEEVDKALDLLEEARNECREKGQSFKENISVGIMIEVPSAALTSDILARKVDFFSIGTNDLIQYTIAVDRGNERIAYLYEPFHPGVLRLIKMVIDNAHSAGIPVNMCGEMAGDPIATVILLGMGLDVFSMSSFSIPEVKQIIRSTSMMEAEELVGEIMEMKSYKEIDEHVRGWMNARYNLEGYTG
- a CDS encoding GerMN domain-containing protein, which encodes MKRKRKASLGCLFWIALILLILVIFLFNRRRIEHVLEATGFIDVLSTVQEKPQIESTEAEKPQAEEKPEQQSIPEPAQPETSEESDRREEDSFVALELVPQESSTQQQEPSPKTETQTKRLRRATLYFVFHDGTSGELRRVVRPIYYTDSPLTDTLKALLEGPSSSELNQNLLSLVPGEAKIKSVAVKDGIAYIDMTEAFRFNTFGYEGAVLQLKQLIYTATEFPTVDRVQFLIEGVKQQYLNPEGLYIGKPLGREDL
- a CDS encoding SAM-dependent methyltransferase, producing the protein MAASRRGSGKVPLLQLLCRKFPELTREELYARLLCGEVRVGSGIEKDPKALVNPAADISFVFRRYVSRGGEKLESAFKNLQFPVSGKIFIDAGSSTGGFTHFLLLHGARAVHAVDVGYNQLDYRLRNDPRVIVHERTNIQSLSSLDPGPHAAVGDLSFRSLRGVVGHILSLTQEEWGVFLLKPQFEITDPAEDFCGVVHDAATLKRTLQSTLLSLAEESIRTEAMCAAGIRGRKGNQEYMVLLRRDGSGTVQERSGRVMHLVHDILTEP
- a CDS encoding class I SAM-dependent methyltransferase, yielding MKQWYEALFENYAESYDRETFTRGTLGECDFIEAELSADKSKRIVDIGCGTGRHSIELAKRGYKITGVDLSVSMLERARQKAGEAGVQITFLQHDARKLPFEGNFDVALMLCEGGFPLMETDEMNFEILRNVRRALVPGGKLIFTTLNGLFPLFNSVEQFCAAESSNDNAAYRQNSFNLMTFRDHNITEIVDDNGNKQILDCNERYYVPSEITWLLKSLDFVSIDIFAARLGEFSRQHVLTKDDFEMLVIAKLD
- the der gene encoding ribosome biogenesis GTPase Der: MHDIISKATPDSLPRVVIVGRPNVGKSTLFNRLIGHRVAITDPTPGVTRDPVEARWEMDNGAVMLIDTGGYKLEHQDLDTLVTLRSLRTLDDADCIVLVLDVTEITPEDESFIERLRPFAERVIVAVNKVDHEIREPLVYNYHSFGFSRVVGISSAHGRGISELTDEIIKIIPEWGRVQEEEPAIRLAILGKPNTGKSTLLNRLCNDDRSIVSDIPGTTRDVVEGSFQYKHTLYKVLDTAGIRRRVKVTDQVEYYSVNRAIAAIERADIIFLLIDALSGLSDQDKKIAGLIVKRGRGVVMVLNKWDLMSGIANEAQAVEDRVRFLFPMLDFAPLVRISAREGEGIDNLLNTAHQVWKQLNRRVDTGELNRKLAEWTDHYDPPRDNRGQFRTKYMTQVTSNPVSFALFVNRPKGFPSGYLQYLKNRLRKDLGFTAIPLDIHLKG